From one Oceanidesulfovibrio indonesiensis genomic stretch:
- a CDS encoding LysE family transporter, producing MFADFGIVNFWTYLLGATLIVLAPGPETMFVIKTSITSGIKRGFAAIFSILLSDVLLV from the coding sequence ATGTTTGCTGATTTTGGTATCGTGAATTTCTGGACGTATCTGCTTGGTGCGACACTGATAGTCCTTGCTCCTGGCCCTGAAACGATGTTCGTGATTAAAACGAGCATAACCAGCGGCATCAAGCGGGGCTTCGCTGCAATATTCTCCATCCTCCTGAGCGACGTTCTTCTGGTGC